The following proteins are encoded in a genomic region of Acidobacteriota bacterium:
- the larA gene encoding nickel-dependent lactate racemase — protein sequence MPVIDLKYGRKSIAFEYDDDRCDILGQHQDVEALSDIEIGQRLDAPIGTKPLEEIFGPGESILIVVPDATRQTAAGQIVNLVVRRLIANGSLPSDITIIFATGIHRKVNEAEKSEILTPFIAQRIKTQDHDPRDLAKLVRLGETAGGISVELNRALVDFDHTILVGGISFHYFAGFTGGRKLICPGLASSSTISATHRLAFDCEKKSRREGVDSGLLDGNVVHEAFMEAVSKIRPPFAISTIVNSAGDAVDLFCGDWIASHRAACDVFAKRHTVNIAEKRDLVIVSCGGSPHDINLIQAHKALEAASNACNEGGAIVLLAECAGGLGRDDFLKWFAASDSGMLAESLCKKYQVNGQTAWSLLKKAERFDIRVVTSLDDSSLATMRMTAETSFAGLGKERGFIIPEGARTLVRAKQV from the coding sequence ATGCCCGTGATCGATCTAAAATACGGAAGAAAATCGATCGCGTTCGAATACGACGATGATCGCTGCGACATTCTTGGTCAGCACCAAGACGTCGAAGCGCTGTCGGACATCGAGATCGGACAAAGGCTCGATGCGCCGATCGGCACAAAACCGCTCGAAGAGATCTTTGGCCCGGGCGAAAGCATTCTGATCGTCGTGCCTGATGCGACAAGGCAAACGGCCGCCGGGCAGATCGTTAATCTCGTGGTACGCCGCCTTATCGCAAACGGTTCGCTTCCGTCTGATATCACGATCATCTTTGCTACCGGCATTCACCGCAAGGTAAATGAGGCCGAAAAGTCGGAAATATTGACGCCGTTCATCGCACAACGGATCAAGACCCAAGACCACGACCCGCGAGACCTGGCAAAGCTCGTTCGGCTCGGCGAAACAGCCGGCGGAATTTCAGTCGAACTAAATCGGGCGTTGGTCGATTTCGATCACACCATTTTGGTAGGCGGCATCTCGTTTCATTATTTCGCCGGTTTTACAGGAGGGCGAAAGCTCATCTGTCCCGGACTGGCTTCGTCAAGTACAATTTCGGCAACCCACAGGCTGGCGTTCGATTGCGAAAAAAAGTCGCGTCGCGAAGGTGTAGACTCCGGGTTACTTGACGGAAACGTAGTTCATGAGGCGTTCATGGAGGCAGTAAGCAAGATCAGACCGCCATTTGCGATCAGCACGATCGTAAATTCAGCGGGCGATGCGGTCGATCTGTTTTGCGGTGACTGGATCGCGTCACACCGGGCGGCCTGTGACGTTTTTGCAAAACGCCACACGGTCAATATCGCTGAAAAACGAGATCTCGTGATTGTAAGCTGCGGCGGGTCGCCGCATGACATAAACCTGATACAGGCACATAAAGCTCTCGAGGCGGCATCAAATGCCTGCAACGAAGGTGGAGCGATCGTGCTGCTTGCCGAATGCGCGGGCGGCCTGGGCCGCGACGACTTTCTGAAATGGTTCGCCGCGAGCGATAGCGGCATGCTTGCCGAGAGCCTCTGCAAAAAATATCAGGTCAATGGCCAAACAGCATGGAGCCTGCTCAAAAAAGCCGAGAGATTTGATATTCGCGTAGTGACAAGCTTGGACGACAGTTCCTTGGCAACGATGAGGATGACTGCCGAGACGTCATTTGCAGGACTTGGAAAAGAACGGGGCTTTATTATCCCGGAAGGAGCCCGCACCTTGGTCCGGGCTAAGCAAGTCTAA
- a CDS encoding DUF1800 domain-containing protein, whose amino-acid sequence MRNRYSIQHRSFAILMALSLIFPIFAAGNTPVSTAKPLTDEQKIMHVLNRLGFGARSGDVEKVKAVGLRKYIEQQLDPASIPDTVAESKVKGLDVFGMSTAELFAKYPNPGALLRQIEGANNTQARTNQPNTQAQADPADMTDADRKERRQKIAALYEEYDLKPAAQIVPQIAANRVLRAVYSERQLQEAMVDFWQNHFNVFAGKAAVRWYIPSYERDVLRPNALGNFKDLLIGTAQHPAMLFFLDNFESVAPNAQAGGNNANAQRIQRLIQSGGQLPPQARERLKQQYRVNDAQLDQRLKEMRTAPQPAQQGRKRGINENYARELMELHTLGVDNGYTQQDIIEVAKCLTGWTIADPRGYRRAAASMIQGTEDKRLGRLQRLQGVPEDVESGEFYFNSRAHVTGPKTVMGQKIDEGGIKDGLKVMDILANSPATAKFIARKLAVKFVNDNPNDAYVSRIADAFHRSGGDIKATLKAMFSDKEFFATENYRAKIKTPFELAVSSIRTLGADTNASPALLAMLNKPGEVPYGYQAPTGYPDTAEDWVNTGALLERLNFAVAIASNRIPGTRVDLNAYASKGKAKILDQAIESILDGDVSAATRANLLKQLEQPLPEVKAGKELTDNAMAVPNMRDGQEGGRQNRQARLLNPSGDPEVFKAISLVLGTPEFQRQ is encoded by the coding sequence ATGAGAAATAGATATTCAATACAGCACCGATCTTTTGCCATTCTAATGGCTCTTTCACTGATATTTCCGATCTTTGCCGCAGGCAACACGCCGGTTTCGACCGCAAAACCGTTGACAGACGAGCAGAAGATAATGCATGTTCTCAATCGGCTTGGCTTCGGAGCACGTTCCGGCGACGTCGAAAAAGTAAAGGCCGTCGGCCTCCGCAAATATATAGAACAGCAGCTTGATCCTGCATCGATACCGGATACAGTGGCTGAAAGTAAGGTCAAGGGCCTCGATGTGTTCGGAATGTCAACGGCAGAGCTGTTTGCCAAATATCCAAATCCCGGAGCGCTCTTGCGACAGATCGAAGGTGCCAATAACACTCAGGCAAGAACGAACCAGCCAAATACACAGGCGCAAGCCGATCCCGCAGATATGACCGACGCTGACCGCAAAGAGCGTCGTCAAAAGATCGCGGCACTCTATGAGGAGTACGACTTGAAACCTGCGGCTCAGATAGTCCCGCAGATCGCCGCGAACCGCGTCCTGCGTGCAGTGTACTCAGAGCGGCAACTGCAGGAAGCAATGGTAGATTTTTGGCAGAATCACTTTAATGTTTTTGCCGGAAAGGCAGCTGTTCGCTGGTACATCCCGAGCTATGAGCGTGACGTTTTGCGGCCTAACGCTCTCGGGAATTTCAAAGACCTTTTGATCGGCACTGCGCAGCATCCGGCGATGCTGTTTTTCCTCGACAATTTCGAGTCGGTCGCGCCGAACGCTCAGGCCGGTGGAAACAATGCCAATGCCCAGCGAATACAACGGCTGATCCAGAGCGGAGGTCAATTACCGCCGCAGGCGCGTGAGCGTTTGAAACAGCAGTATCGCGTAAACGATGCCCAGCTTGACCAACGTCTAAAGGAAATGCGCACTGCTCCTCAGCCGGCACAACAAGGCCGAAAACGCGGGATCAATGAGAACTACGCTCGTGAATTAATGGAATTGCATACCTTGGGTGTCGACAATGGCTACACGCAGCAGGATATTATCGAAGTTGCAAAGTGCCTGACCGGCTGGACCATTGCAGATCCACGCGGCTATCGAAGAGCTGCCGCGAGCATGATACAAGGCACCGAAGATAAGCGGCTCGGAAGGCTGCAGCGTCTTCAAGGCGTTCCTGAGGATGTGGAGAGCGGGGAGTTTTACTTCAATTCGCGGGCACACGTCACCGGGCCAAAGACCGTTATGGGCCAGAAGATCGACGAAGGCGGGATCAAAGACGGTTTGAAGGTGATGGATATCCTTGCAAACAGTCCGGCAACGGCAAAATTCATTGCCCGAAAACTTGCCGTCAAGTTTGTCAATGATAACCCGAACGATGCATATGTCAGTCGGATCGCCGATGCCTTTCACAGATCGGGCGGCGATATCAAAGCGACGCTCAAGGCAATGTTCTCTGACAAAGAGTTCTTCGCTACGGAAAATTATCGTGCAAAGATCAAGACTCCGTTTGAACTTGCTGTCAGCTCGATCCGCACGCTCGGTGCCGATACAAACGCAAGTCCGGCTCTGCTCGCGATGCTGAACAAGCCTGGTGAAGTGCCGTACGGCTATCAAGCCCCGACCGGCTATCCTGATACTGCCGAGGATTGGGTCAACACCGGAGCATTGCTCGAACGCCTGAATTTCGCGGTTGCGATAGCAAGCAACCGGATCCCGGGAACTCGAGTAGACCTCAATGCGTACGCGTCCAAAGGTAAGGCAAAGATCCTCGATCAGGCGATCGAATCCATCCTCGACGGCGACGTTTCGGCCGCGACGCGTGCGAATTTGTTGAAGCAGCTCGAACAGCCGCTGCCTGAGGTTAAAGCCGGAAAAGAACTTACCGACAATGCTATGGCCGTCCCCAATATGCGTGACGGACAGGAAGGCGGCCGGCAAAACCGGCAGGCCCGTTTACTAAATCCAAGCGGAGATCCCGAGGTGTTCAAGGCGATCAGTCTCGTTCTCGGCACGCCTGAGTTCCAGCGTCAGTAA
- a CDS encoding FecR domain-containing protein: protein MDDNKYRKFYVDWWNIRRSTIYGLIALGLFGGLIIYGSWYASKNNWFLAADSIDIPKDAARIVSFEGEVRITRAATRETIIVTKETYVTAGDTIQTQADGRAVIQMIDGSVYSVRPNSTVVVRDTTSLFGGKNVRVRVDDGQLNVRTEDQPADSKNIVELGESENQLQAKTDASFSTSGPDGGEIRISRGGVETTLGGEKTLIGENEFATVNGSKLSARERLLAPPRLGSPANSEQIVDSSGGGVTVNFSWQDPDGNPAASFYLQISKSSTFVPDSIMVDRSGMTSRDFKLAGLSPGAYYWRVKATARSGQTTNWSDPSRFNVVKSGGNVAIDASEWKVEGMGGGIYLISGRTTPGMIVRAAERETFAGSDGSFKLQISSPSTELAVEIGDDRGNRSGFVLSLRSGNMLRRY from the coding sequence ATGGACGATAACAAATACCGCAAATTTTACGTTGATTGGTGGAACATCCGCAGGAGTACTATCTACGGGCTTATCGCATTGGGTCTGTTCGGCGGTCTGATCATTTATGGGAGCTGGTATGCATCTAAGAACAACTGGTTTCTTGCGGCCGATTCGATAGATATTCCCAAAGACGCGGCAAGGATCGTTTCCTTCGAAGGTGAGGTTCGCATAACGCGGGCGGCAACCAGAGAGACGATCATTGTAACGAAGGAAACCTATGTGACCGCCGGTGATACGATCCAGACTCAAGCCGACGGACGGGCGGTTATTCAAATGATCGATGGTTCGGTATATTCGGTTCGGCCGAACAGCACCGTCGTGGTCCGCGACACCACTTCGCTTTTTGGAGGCAAGAATGTCCGCGTCCGCGTTGATGACGGGCAGCTTAATGTCCGTACCGAAGATCAACCCGCAGATTCCAAAAACATTGTCGAATTAGGAGAAAGCGAAAATCAGCTGCAGGCGAAAACCGACGCCAGTTTCAGCACTTCCGGTCCGGACGGCGGCGAGATACGTATTAGCCGCGGCGGCGTCGAAACAACACTTGGCGGCGAGAAAACCCTCATCGGCGAGAACGAATTCGCCACTGTAAATGGTTCAAAGCTCTCCGCACGGGAACGTCTGCTTGCCCCGCCGCGGCTCGGTTCCCCGGCGAACTCAGAGCAGATCGTTGACAGTTCGGGTGGTGGAGTGACAGTTAATTTCAGCTGGCAGGACCCAGATGGGAATCCGGCTGCCAGCTTCTATTTACAGATCTCTAAATCATCGACGTTCGTTCCGGATTCGATCATGGTAGACCGTAGCGGTATGACGTCCCGCGATTTCAAATTGGCAGGGCTCTCGCCGGGAGCATACTACTGGCGGGTGAAAGCCACCGCTCGATCGGGCCAAACGACGAATTGGAGCGACCCGTCGAGATTCAACGTTGTCAAAAGCGGCGGGAATGTCGCAATTGATGCGAGCGAATGGAAGGTGGAAGGGATGGGCGGCGGAATTTACCTCATTAGCGGCCGAACTACTCCCGGTATGATCGTCCGGGCCGCCGAGCGCGAAACATTCGCCGGGTCCGATGGTTCGTTCAAGCTGCAGATATCCTCACCGTCAACCGAGCTCGCGGTGGAGATCGGTGACGACCGCGGAAATCGGAGCGGTTTTGTGTTGTCGCTCCGAAGCGGCAATATGCTCCGGCGTTATTAG
- a CDS encoding cation transporter encodes MTFTYMIVEGIGGWLTNSLALIADAGHMLTDVAAMTLTLASFWFALRPATARKTFGYYRLEILAAFINGVALVLLSLWVVYEAFQRFRSPSAVNGSDLVLIAAGGLVVNVVAAYLLHADHKHDLNMRGAFLHVVGDLLGSVAAIIAGVLILVFGWLWADAVCSIAISLIIMYSAWRLVAESVNVLLEGTPRHIDLATVESTIRQIHGVGGVHDLHVWTISSGIEALSAHISHDDSVAHSDLLAAVRERLHESFGIDHLTIQMETMSRETEAVYICETGTRCFKPAEQT; translated from the coding sequence TTGACGTTCACTTACATGATCGTCGAAGGCATCGGCGGTTGGCTGACGAATTCGCTTGCGTTGATCGCCGACGCCGGCCACATGTTGACGGACGTCGCGGCGATGACATTGACGCTTGCCTCATTTTGGTTCGCGTTGCGACCGGCAACAGCACGCAAAACTTTCGGCTATTACCGCTTAGAGATACTTGCCGCATTTATCAATGGGGTTGCTCTCGTATTGCTGTCCCTATGGGTGGTCTATGAGGCGTTTCAACGCTTCCGATCGCCTTCTGCGGTTAACGGTTCCGATCTTGTTTTGATCGCGGCCGGCGGCCTCGTGGTCAACGTCGTTGCGGCATATCTGCTTCACGCCGACCACAAACATGACCTCAATATGCGGGGAGCATTCCTCCATGTTGTCGGTGACCTCCTCGGATCGGTGGCGGCAATTATTGCCGGCGTGCTGATCTTAGTATTTGGCTGGCTTTGGGCCGATGCCGTGTGCAGTATTGCGATCAGCCTGATCATTATGTACAGTGCCTGGCGTCTTGTCGCCGAATCCGTAAACGTTTTGCTCGAAGGCACGCCTCGACACATTGACCTCGCGACGGTGGAAAGCACCATACGACAGATCCACGGCGTCGGCGGTGTTCATGATCTGCATGTCTGGACGATATCGTCGGGCATCGAGGCATTGTCCGCTCACATTAGCCATGACGACTCCGTGGCTCATTCAGATCTGCTTGCAGCGGTTCGCGAACGTCTCCACGAGAGTTTTGGGATCGACCACCTTACCATCCAAATGGAAACAATGAGCCGTGAAACCGAAGCCGTTTACATCTGTGAAACAGGGACAAGATGTTTCAAACCGGCCGAACAAACATAG
- the crcB gene encoding fluoride efflux transporter CrcB: MKILSVAIGGAFGAVARHLVNISPAANVFEKFPFPTFLINISGSFLIGFFMILLADKIEVSDNLRMAIIVGFLGAFTTFSTFEIEIFGLVRERYFISALIYLILSVVVGFIGVIAGVETAKRF, translated from the coding sequence ATGAAGATATTGTCCGTGGCGATCGGCGGTGCCTTTGGCGCCGTGGCCCGTCATCTGGTCAATATATCTCCGGCAGCAAATGTATTCGAGAAGTTTCCATTTCCGACTTTCCTCATCAATATTTCGGGCTCATTCCTTATCGGGTTTTTTATGATCCTGCTGGCAGATAAGATCGAGGTCTCGGACAATCTGCGAATGGCGATCATCGTTGGGTTTCTCGGGGCATTCACCACTTTCTCGACGTTCGAGATCGAGATATTCGGCCTGGTTCGCGAACGCTATTTTATTTCCGCATTGATCTATCTGATCCTCAGTGTCGTTGTCGGATTCATCGGTGTGATCGCCGGAGTCGAAACGGCAAAAAGATTCTGA
- a CDS encoding glycosyltransferase gives MRVLHFLDTLGRGGAEMQALDVARNAADHGIDLTVAAGGGGGLESAFRDSGVEVVRLQRRLPVDPFLALNIRRIIKERQIEIVHGYQPVDGIHLWLAASGLANVRKVLSFQGFIQDRKNRAAAKFVIPRMDANIVVSRGLQEWLREKDNLETSKKFSLIYNGADPKRLVSGGQFTSCRTRH, from the coding sequence ATGAGAGTTCTACATTTCCTCGATACGCTCGGACGCGGCGGGGCCGAAATGCAGGCTCTGGATGTTGCCCGCAATGCAGCCGATCACGGCATCGATCTGACGGTTGCAGCCGGCGGCGGCGGCGGACTCGAAAGTGCTTTTCGCGATTCAGGGGTAGAGGTCGTCCGGCTTCAGCGACGGCTGCCTGTTGATCCGTTTCTTGCCCTCAATATCCGACGGATCATCAAGGAACGTCAGATAGAGATCGTGCACGGCTATCAACCCGTCGATGGGATCCATCTCTGGCTCGCAGCGAGCGGACTGGCAAATGTACGAAAAGTGTTAAGTTTTCAGGGCTTTATTCAGGACCGGAAGAACCGCGCGGCAGCAAAGTTCGTGATCCCGCGAATGGATGCCAATATCGTCGTTAGCCGCGGACTGCAAGAATGGCTTCGTGAAAAGGACAACCTTGAAACTTCGAAGAAATTCTCATTGATATACAACGGAGCAGATCCGAAAAGGCTCGTTTCCGGGGGGCAATTCACTTCGTGCCGAACTCGGCATTGA
- a CDS encoding GAF domain-containing protein encodes MAESIAFSRAADRATIYSEIAPQIEALVAGETDLIANLANISAVLKEAFGFFWIGFYMKKGDQLVLGPFQGPLACTRIDLDKGVCGHAYTTRQTVIVPNVDEFPGHIACASASRSEIVLPIFGQDGSVFGVLDVDSDRLDDFSTVDADGLEKIKKIVERII; translated from the coding sequence ATGGCTGAATCGATCGCATTTTCGCGGGCCGCGGACAGGGCGACCATTTATAGTGAGATCGCTCCGCAGATCGAGGCTCTCGTTGCAGGCGAAACGGATCTGATCGCCAATCTCGCGAATATATCGGCCGTGCTCAAGGAAGCTTTTGGTTTTTTCTGGATCGGCTTTTATATGAAAAAAGGCGATCAACTCGTACTCGGCCCGTTTCAAGGGCCGTTGGCGTGCACACGGATCGATTTGGACAAGGGTGTGTGCGGCCACGCATATACAACGCGTCAAACCGTGATAGTTCCGAACGTTGATGAGTTTCCCGGCCACATCGCCTGTGCATCGGCATCAAGGTCTGAGATCGTTTTACCGATATTTGGACAAGACGGCAGCGTATTTGGAGTTCTTGATGTTGATAGCGATAGACTCGACGATTTCTCGACGGTCGACGCCGACGGTTTGGAAAAGATCAAAAAGATCGTAGAGAGAATTATTTAG
- a CDS encoding serine hydrolase gives MKYLYIVSILFAFGLVAAGQTKPAMTDKQRFDLAAEYSRENRGVSVLVIKGAKIVFEDYQNGSTAETPNFLASGTKSFSGVMLAAAIEDKLISGFDEKVSDTISEWKMDKRKSQITIRQLLSLTSGIDAGQIGRVPTYSEAIVSDVVADAGKRFEYGPVPFQIFGEIMTRKLKIKNESLMDYLKRRILDPIGLKVAFWRMPGNQPILPQGASLTAREWAKFGLLLKDGGKWNGKQIVKTKLLDELVKGSAANPAYGLTFWLNQQGKDPRGRTNTRNVMTEVSENGIIEGLEDLYMAAGAGNQRLYIIPSLDMVVVRQAQFGKWNDREFLSRLILGRSAN, from the coding sequence ATGAAGTACTTATATATAGTTTCGATCTTATTTGCGTTTGGCCTGGTTGCGGCCGGGCAAACAAAGCCTGCGATGACCGATAAACAAAGGTTTGATCTTGCGGCAGAATATTCGCGGGAAAACCGAGGCGTTTCGGTTTTGGTTATCAAAGGAGCAAAGATCGTGTTCGAAGATTATCAGAACGGAAGCACTGCGGAAACGCCGAACTTTCTGGCGAGCGGAACAAAATCGTTCTCCGGCGTTATGTTAGCAGCGGCGATAGAAGACAAATTGATCTCCGGCTTTGACGAAAAGGTCTCAGACACGATCTCCGAATGGAAAATGGACAAGCGAAAGTCGCAGATCACGATCCGTCAACTGCTTTCGCTCACAAGCGGAATTGACGCCGGTCAGATCGGCCGCGTGCCTACATATAGCGAGGCCATTGTTTCTGACGTGGTCGCGGATGCCGGAAAAAGATTTGAATATGGCCCGGTGCCGTTCCAAATATTCGGTGAAATAATGACCCGAAAGCTGAAAATAAAGAACGAGTCGTTGATGGACTATCTTAAACGCCGCATTCTCGACCCGATCGGCCTAAAGGTCGCATTTTGGCGAATGCCAGGCAATCAGCCGATTTTGCCGCAAGGCGCAAGCCTGACCGCTCGTGAATGGGCCAAATTCGGGCTGCTCCTAAAAGATGGCGGAAAATGGAACGGAAAGCAGATCGTCAAAACCAAACTTCTCGACGAATTGGTCAAGGGCTCGGCAGCGAATCCGGCGTACGGCCTGACCTTCTGGTTAAATCAACAAGGCAAAGACCCACGCGGCCGAACGAACACTCGAAATGTTATGACCGAGGTCAGCGAAAATGGCATCATTGAAGGTCTCGAGGACCTATACATGGCAGCTGGTGCGGGCAATCAGCGGCTTTATATCATACCTTCGCTCGACATGGTGGTCGTCCGCCAGGCCCAATTTGGTAAGTGGAACGACAGGGAATTCCTTAGCAGATTGATACTTGGGAGATCAGCAAATTAG
- a CDS encoding glycosyltransferase family 4 protein, which yields MVGMIANFYRDRRKDQLSVAKAMAAVVKKIPNAHCVFVGGVETGAEDKLAACVELCSSNMISENVRFLGSRNDIPDILAELDISILSSFHEGLPVAISESMLAGASMIVSDIDPHLEASQNGEYAEVFPTGNAEVLAEKILLLLGDTARRERLSRKAKEFAIENLSIYSHLRDLKKLYEDLQKA from the coding sequence TTGGTCGGAATGATCGCGAATTTTTACCGTGATCGCCGGAAGGACCAATTGTCTGTTGCGAAGGCAATGGCCGCCGTTGTCAAAAAGATACCGAATGCACACTGTGTTTTTGTCGGCGGGGTCGAAACAGGCGCGGAAGACAAGTTGGCTGCTTGTGTCGAACTGTGCAGCTCGAACATGATCAGCGAAAATGTCCGCTTTCTCGGTTCGCGAAATGACATTCCCGATATTTTGGCCGAACTTGATATTTCGATCCTCTCGTCCTTTCACGAAGGGCTGCCGGTCGCAATCTCTGAGTCCATGCTGGCCGGAGCGTCAATGATCGTCTCGGACATCGATCCGCATCTGGAGGCCTCCCAAAACGGCGAATATGCCGAGGTATTTCCAACCGGCAATGCCGAAGTGCTCGCTGAGAAGATATTATTGTTGCTCGGCGACACGGCACGTCGAGAGCGGCTATCCCGGAAGGCTAAGGAATTTGCGATAGAGAATCTAAGTATCTATTCGCACCTGCGAGACCTCAAAAAACTATATGAGGATCTGCAAAAGGCCTAA
- a CDS encoding glycosyltransferase family 2 protein, with protein MSEITVVVPSFNHAAFIERTLRSIFAQTHEPKKLIVIDDGSKDESAVIVERVLKECPFPSELIVRENRGLSATLNEAFAMADGDHFAYIGSDDVWKRSMLEEQISLLDSRPDAVLAFSHAYLIDEDDNIIDSTANWTDFADGDMLPTLLRGQIFSSPGVVYRRLALERHRWNEGSILEDYELYLRLACDGEFARNRNVICGWRQHGSNVSSDMPKMLEEWIAAQDRVADQLPLSREELDRIQMELKFETVAGLVRGGCKREAVRIFRENIGGARSLSQIAKLLARLAVPRTLFHANRERKRRKSIAAYGKMTI; from the coding sequence ATGTCTGAGATCACCGTCGTGGTTCCGTCATTCAACCATGCCGCATTTATCGAGCGCACGCTGCGGTCGATATTTGCGCAGACCCACGAACCCAAAAAACTGATTGTAATTGACGATGGCTCGAAAGACGAATCGGCGGTCATTGTCGAACGCGTGCTGAAGGAATGTCCGTTTCCGAGCGAACTGATCGTCCGCGAAAACCGCGGGTTATCCGCAACTCTCAACGAAGCGTTCGCGATGGCGGACGGCGATCACTTTGCGTACATAGGTTCAGACGATGTTTGGAAGCGGTCAATGCTTGAGGAGCAGATATCGCTTCTTGATTCTCGGCCCGACGCAGTTCTGGCTTTTTCCCACGCATATCTTATCGATGAGGACGACAATATTATCGATTCGACGGCTAACTGGACGGATTTCGCCGACGGCGACATGCTTCCGACTTTGTTGCGAGGGCAAATTTTCTCGAGTCCCGGCGTGGTCTATCGACGCCTCGCGTTGGAGAGGCATCGATGGAACGAGGGCTCGATCCTTGAGGATTATGAGCTATACTTGAGGCTTGCTTGTGACGGAGAGTTTGCCCGCAATCGCAATGTTATTTGCGGTTGGCGTCAGCACGGCTCAAACGTCAGCAGCGATATGCCGAAGATGCTCGAGGAGTGGATCGCCGCGCAAGACCGCGTCGCAGATCAACTGCCATTAAGCCGCGAGGAACTCGACCGGATCCAAATGGAGCTGAAATTCGAGACAGTTGCGGGTCTCGTCCGCGGAGGCTGCAAACGCGAAGCTGTCAGAATTTTCAGAGAGAATATAGGCGGAGCACGATCGCTCTCGCAAATAGCTAAATTGCTCGCGAGGCTTGCCGTTCCGCGAACTCTGTTCCATGCGAATCGAGAACGTAAGCGTCGCAAGTCGATAGCCGCCTACGGGAAAATGACTATCTGA
- a CDS encoding TerC family protein has product MTPVEHPYWVWILFFAVVLTALFVDIGIVNRKSHAPTRKETITWSIVWVSLALLFNVFVYFQVGNHTGDWTLALSQAKLFLTGYLIELSLSVDNLFVFLLIFTFFKVPKKYQHRVLFWGIMGALFMRMIMIFAGAELVENFHWIIYIFGAFLIYTGLKMFKDTDEMFEPHESLMVRLATKYIRISKHYDGEKFFTITDGVRTGTLLLLVLIVVEFTDLVFAVDSIPAIFGITTDRFIIYTSNIFAILGLRTFFFLLADMANRFHYLKYGLAFVLTFIGVKMLLPLFAHLVVMVIGGDGSSAISTFLTRYENKEFDHIVINISLATVAGALMLSIILSLIFPPAADLEKADGK; this is encoded by the coding sequence ATGACACCTGTTGAGCATCCGTATTGGGTCTGGATATTGTTTTTCGCTGTTGTGCTGACCGCGCTGTTTGTCGACATCGGTATCGTCAACCGCAAGTCTCACGCGCCGACCCGAAAAGAAACGATCACGTGGAGTATCGTTTGGGTCTCGTTGGCTCTCCTTTTTAATGTGTTCGTCTACTTTCAAGTAGGCAATCATACCGGCGATTGGACCTTGGCCCTTTCGCAGGCAAAGCTCTTCCTCACGGGCTACTTGATCGAGCTTTCGTTGTCGGTCGACAACTTGTTTGTCTTCTTGTTGATCTTTACCTTCTTCAAGGTTCCGAAGAAATACCAACATCGAGTTTTGTTCTGGGGCATCATGGGCGCGCTTTTCATGCGAATGATCATGATCTTTGCCGGTGCCGAACTCGTCGAGAATTTTCATTGGATCATTTATATTTTTGGAGCATTCCTGATCTATACGGGCCTGAAGATGTTCAAGGATACCGATGAAATGTTTGAGCCGCACGAGAGCCTAATGGTTCGGCTTGCGACGAAATATATCCGGATCTCCAAGCATTACGACGGCGAAAAGTTCTTTACTATAACGGACGGCGTCCGAACGGGCACACTGCTGCTGCTTGTACTTATCGTTGTCGAATTTACCGACCTGGTATTTGCCGTTGACTCGATCCCGGCCATATTTGGAATTACTACAGACAGATTTATCATCTACACCTCGAATATTTTTGCGATACTTGGACTTAGGACATTTTTCTTCCTATTGGCGGATATGGCCAATCGCTTTCATTATCTCAAATATGGTCTGGCGTTTGTGTTGACATTTATCGGAGTGAAAATGCTCTTGCCGCTTTTCGCCCATCTCGTGGTGATGGTAATTGGCGGCGATGGCAGTTCAGCAATATCAACCTTTTTGACCAGGTACGAAAATAAAGAATTCGACCATATTGTCATAAACATCTCCCTTGCGACGGTTGCCGGAGCTTTAATGCTGTCGATCATTCTATCCCTGATCTTTCCGCCGGCCGCAGATCTGGAAAAAGCTGATGGGAAATAG